A genomic window from Sphingobacteriales bacterium includes:
- a CDS encoding acyl-CoA thioesterase → MNQNKLKLELRIDWSELDFFGHVNNVAISKYIQSARVNLLERLGLMQSQYTDKIGPILASMKCQFIKPLSYPGQVILFAAVDQIKNTSFQIQYEIVNDKKEIISQAQDVIVLYDYAKNTKLAIPEDIRQKILELGK, encoded by the coding sequence ATGAACCAAAATAAACTGAAACTCGAACTGCGGATTGACTGGAGCGAACTGGATTTTTTCGGACATGTAAACAATGTAGCCATTTCAAAATACATACAATCAGCAAGGGTAAATCTGCTGGAACGTCTTGGTCTGATGCAATCTCAATACACCGATAAGATCGGCCCCATCCTGGCCTCCATGAAATGTCAGTTTATCAAACCGCTTTCCTATCCCGGACAAGTCATCCTTTTCGCGGCTGTCGACCAGATTAAAAACACCAGTTTCCAAATACAATATGAGATTGTAAATGACAAGAAAGAAATCATCTCGCAAGCGCAGGATGTGATTGTACTGTATGACTATGCAAAAAACACCAAACTGGCGATTCCCGAAGACATCAGGCAAAAGATACTGGAATTAGGAAAGTAA
- a CDS encoding DEAD/DEAH box helicase, which produces MQLAAQKSILEEQNVLLLSSTGSGKTLAFLLPVLQLLQPEKKRVQCLILVPSRELALQIEQVWKKMSSGHKVNVCYGGHSKLIEMQNLSTPPALLIGTPGRIMDHINRKSFEWDGIESLVLDEFDKSLELGFQEQMSFIIGCLKNLKKRVLVSATAAIEIPKFAGVRTLARLNFIPEDHAEKNGLSTRLVISRDKDKIETLVQLICSLNSESALIFCNHRQSAERTSELLNERGILATFYHGGMDQDDRERSLIQFRNGSIRYLVTTDLASRGLDIPEMKHVIHYHLPATEDEFTHRNGRTARMYASGTACVILHTDEQRPAFLEETVEVIELSSKNPLPRPPEFVTLYINGGKKNKLNKVDIVGFLSQKGKLEKGDIGLIEVKDFMSFAAVRKSKVKNVLKRIEMEKMKGKKYKIELANTKIVMKEKKDRRSNK; this is translated from the coding sequence ATGCAGCTGGCCGCTCAAAAATCCATACTGGAAGAGCAGAATGTGCTCCTGTTATCGTCGACGGGTTCGGGAAAGACACTGGCGTTTCTGCTGCCTGTTTTACAATTGCTGCAGCCGGAAAAAAAACGGGTGCAGTGCCTGATCCTGGTGCCTTCGAGAGAACTGGCATTACAAATAGAACAGGTCTGGAAAAAAATGTCGTCCGGCCATAAGGTCAACGTCTGTTACGGCGGGCATTCCAAGCTGATAGAGATGCAGAATCTAAGCACGCCGCCTGCCTTGCTCATCGGCACTCCCGGGCGTATCATGGATCATATCAACCGCAAATCATTCGAGTGGGACGGCATTGAATCACTGGTGCTGGATGAGTTTGACAAGTCGCTTGAACTCGGCTTTCAGGAACAGATGTCGTTTATCATCGGCTGTCTGAAAAACCTGAAAAAGCGCGTGCTGGTTTCTGCCACCGCCGCCATCGAGATTCCGAAGTTTGCGGGTGTCCGTACGCTGGCACGGCTGAATTTCATTCCGGAAGACCACGCGGAGAAAAACGGTTTAAGCACCCGGCTGGTGATTTCCAGAGACAAGGATAAGATCGAGACGCTGGTTCAGCTTATCTGTTCCCTGAACTCGGAGTCGGCGCTGATTTTCTGCAACCACCGTCAGTCTGCGGAACGGACCAGCGAGTTGCTGAATGAGCGCGGCATCCTTGCTACTTTCTACCATGGCGGCATGGACCAGGACGACCGCGAGCGGTCGCTGATACAGTTCCGGAACGGCAGCATCCGGTATCTGGTCACCACAGACCTGGCCTCCCGCGGACTGGATATTCCGGAAATGAAGCATGTCATCCATTACCACCTGCCGGCGACGGAAGACGAGTTCACGCACCGCAACGGCAGAACGGCGCGCATGTACGCCTCGGGAACCGCCTGTGTGATTCTGCATACGGATGAACAACGGCCCGCCTTTCTGGAAGAAACGGTGGAAGTGATTGAATTGTCTTCAAAAAATCCCCTTCCGCGGCCGCCTGAATTTGTTACGCTCTACATCAACGGCGGCAAAAAGAACAAGCTCAACAAGGTGGATATTGTGGGATTCCTCTCCCAGAAGGGAAAACTGGAAAAAGGCGATATCGGCCTGATAGAAGTGAAAGATTTCATGTCATTTGCGGCCGTGAGGAAAAGCAAGGTGAAAAACGTGCTGAAACGTATCGAAATGGAAAAGATGAAAGGAAAAAAATACAAGATAGAACTCGCGAATACGAAGATTGTGATGAAAGAAAAGAAGGACAGAAGGAGTAATAAATAA
- a CDS encoding DUF2236 domain-containing protein, which yields MLKSEALRKIESLHPEKDAWEIVRLSIYYEFPWDFNRALELALYKTYAVPSIAKILEKSKEFEKNTQKRYDDTDLLLSEIIENGLGEGRGLRALNQMNYIHSNYKISNEDYLYVLGTFMFEPTYWINKFGYRKLTSNEELAGFYVWKEIGEKMNIKDIPLSIRAFREYYDAFERTHFSYSDANAKVGRFTENLLLSWYLPEFLYDAARPFLFSVMEPHVLDAFQHREPGPVLRSLTTSALRLRSIAASLVPRSTPFIRTRDYAHKAYPNGYEIEKLGPEKLMDSPKCPYHQMKQAMKKAV from the coding sequence ATGCTAAAGTCTGAAGCCCTCCGGAAAATCGAATCGCTGCATCCGGAAAAGGATGCCTGGGAAATCGTCCGTCTGTCCATTTATTATGAATTTCCCTGGGATTTTAACCGCGCCCTGGAACTGGCCCTGTACAAAACCTATGCAGTGCCGTCCATCGCCAAAATCCTGGAAAAATCCAAAGAGTTTGAAAAAAATACGCAGAAACGCTACGACGACACCGACCTGCTGCTGAGTGAAATCATCGAAAACGGGCTGGGGGAGGGCCGCGGCCTGCGCGCCCTGAACCAGATGAACTATATCCATTCCAACTATAAAATTTCCAACGAAGATTACCTGTATGTGCTGGGTACGTTTATGTTTGAACCGACCTACTGGATTAATAAATTCGGCTACCGCAAGCTGACGAGCAATGAGGAACTCGCCGGTTTTTATGTATGGAAAGAAATCGGCGAAAAGATGAACATCAAAGACATTCCGCTGTCCATCAGGGCTTTCCGGGAGTATTATGATGCATTTGAACGTACCCATTTCAGCTACTCGGATGCCAATGCAAAGGTGGGCCGCTTTACGGAGAACCTGCTGCTGAGCTGGTACCTGCCGGAGTTCCTGTATGATGCCGCCCGTCCTTTCCTGTTTTCCGTGATGGAGCCGCATGTACTGGATGCATTCCAACACAGGGAGCCGGGACCTGTCTTGCGAAGCCTGACCACTTCCGCCCTGCGGCTGCGGAGTATCGCCGCTTCGCTGGTGCCGCGTTCCACCCCCTTTATCCGTACAAGGGATTATGCGCATAAAGCTTACCCGAACGGGTACGAGATTGAAAAGCTGGGACCGGAAAAATTAATGGATTCGCCGAAATGCCCCTACCACCAGATGAAGCAGGCGATGAAGAAGGCGGTATAG
- a CDS encoding ATP-binding protein, producing MGSISLIPTEKIIERLRYENPWWVNKQIPEVYSTMAKRLYFSLFYPFVIEKNIKRALVLMGPRRVGKTVMLFHCIQQLLTENVNPQKIFFIGIDNPIYVHLSLEDILNLCKQSLNQDNLKDCYVFFDEIQYLKDWERHLKVLVDSFHETKFIVSGSAAAALKWHSTESGAGRFTDFMLPPLTFQEYIHLKEMNHLIYNGEISYGENQIPYCLSHDVKALNKEFVHYLNFGGYPEVVLSEKIQSDMGRYVKNDIVDKVLLRDLPSLYGIKDVQELNRFFTYIAYNTGNEFSYETMSKESGIQKDTLKKYLEYLEAAFLIKVLNKVGVTAKRLKRITSFKVYLTNPSLRTALFSPISETDSEMGNMVETAVLSQWMHREKLDLTYARWKEGRNEGEVDLVLVDDKKYKPQWGVEIKWSNRYFEKPNELKSLIHFCKSNNFKNALVTSIDQLGIKQIEGLQFSFLPASIYSYNIGDITLKMKNQN from the coding sequence ATGGGCAGTATAAGTCTTATTCCAACAGAAAAAATAATTGAACGCTTACGGTATGAAAATCCTTGGTGGGTTAACAAACAAATACCGGAAGTGTATAGCACAATGGCCAAGCGACTATATTTTAGCTTGTTTTATCCATTTGTAATTGAAAAAAATATAAAAAGAGCATTGGTTCTTATGGGGCCAAGACGTGTTGGGAAAACTGTAATGTTATTTCACTGCATACAACAATTATTGACTGAAAATGTAAATCCGCAAAAAATATTTTTTATAGGTATAGACAACCCTATTTATGTGCACTTAAGTTTAGAAGACATTTTAAATTTGTGTAAGCAATCACTCAATCAAGACAATCTAAAAGATTGCTATGTTTTTTTTGACGAAATACAATACCTTAAAGATTGGGAACGCCACCTTAAAGTGTTAGTTGACTCCTTTCATGAAACGAAATTTATTGTATCAGGTTCAGCAGCCGCAGCATTAAAATGGCATAGCACGGAAAGTGGAGCGGGTAGATTTACAGATTTTATGTTGCCTCCACTTACATTCCAGGAGTACATTCATCTAAAAGAAATGAACCACTTAATATACAATGGAGAAATAAGCTACGGAGAAAATCAAATACCATATTGTCTTTCACACGATGTAAAGGCTTTAAATAAAGAGTTTGTACATTACTTAAACTTTGGTGGTTACCCAGAAGTTGTTTTAAGTGAAAAGATACAAAGTGATATGGGACGATACGTAAAAAACGATATTGTAGATAAAGTATTACTTAGAGATTTACCAAGTTTATACGGCATAAAAGACGTACAAGAGTTGAACCGATTTTTTACTTACATAGCTTACAACACTGGTAATGAATTTTCTTATGAAACAATGAGTAAAGAAAGTGGAATACAAAAAGACACTTTGAAAAAATACCTAGAATATTTAGAAGCTGCATTCTTAATCAAAGTATTAAATAAAGTTGGCGTAACAGCAAAACGACTAAAACGAATAACCAGCTTCAAAGTGTATTTGACAAATCCATCATTGCGAACAGCCTTATTTTCACCCATTAGTGAAACGGACAGTGAAATGGGAAATATGGTGGAAACAGCAGTTTTATCGCAATGGATGCATAGGGAAAAATTGGATTTAACCTATGCCCGATGGAAAGAAGGTAGAAATGAAGGTGAAGTAGACTTAGTGTTGGTTGATGATAAAAAATATAAACCTCAATGGGGTGTTGAGATAAAATGGAGTAATCGATATTTTGAAAAGCCAAACGAATTAAAAAGTTTAATACATTTTTGTAAAAGCAACAATTTTAAAAATGCTTTGGTAACATCAATAGACCAACTAGGAATAAAGCAAATAGAAGGTTTACAATTTTCATTTTTACCAGCTTCAATATATAGTTACAATATTGGCGACATAACATTGAAAATGAAAAATCAAAATTAG
- a CDS encoding cupin domain-containing protein translates to MNYRFPYTIENCVGEKIIFQSVEKTPQGEKVILEAFCKPGCGPKMHTHFKQEEELTVVSGRMGYQLSGEKPKVATAGESVLFTRGVSHKFWAEGNENLHCKGWIMPANSIVFFLSALYAAQNKSGKSQPETFDAAYLMTRYAAEYDIPEIPYFVKKTVIPLTYHIGQLLGKYKHFEHAPEPLK, encoded by the coding sequence ATGAATTACAGATTTCCATACACCATTGAAAATTGCGTTGGAGAAAAGATCATTTTCCAGTCGGTTGAAAAAACGCCGCAAGGGGAAAAAGTAATACTGGAGGCATTCTGCAAACCGGGTTGCGGACCTAAAATGCACACTCACTTCAAACAGGAAGAGGAACTGACGGTCGTATCAGGAAGAATGGGTTATCAGCTATCCGGAGAGAAACCCAAGGTTGCCACTGCAGGCGAGTCTGTCCTGTTTACGAGAGGTGTGTCTCACAAATTCTGGGCTGAAGGAAATGAAAATCTTCACTGTAAAGGCTGGATCATGCCTGCGAACTCAATTGTATTTTTTCTATCCGCACTGTATGCGGCACAAAACAAATCCGGAAAATCACAGCCCGAAACCTTTGACGCAGCTTACCTGATGACCCGTTATGCCGCTGAATACGACATTCCGGAAATTCCGTATTTTGTAAAGAAAACAGTCATACCATTGACCTACCATATCGGTCAGCTGTTAGGAAAATACAAGCACTTTGAGCATGCACCGGAACCTCTGAAGTAG
- a CDS encoding peroxiredoxin — MALRLGDEAPDFTAETTEGTIRFHEWLGSSWGVLFSHPADFTPVCTTELGYTAKLKDEFAKRNVKVLALSVDGIESHHSWIKDIEETQHVTLNFPIIADEDKKVATLYDMMHPNASEKFTVRSVFVIGPDKKIKLMITYPASTGRNFNEILRVIDSLQLTANYSVATPVNWKEGEDVVIAPAISDEEAAVKFPKGFKRIKYYLRLTPQPDK, encoded by the coding sequence ATGGCATTACGATTAGGCGACGAAGCGCCGGACTTCACGGCAGAAACCACCGAAGGGACAATCCGTTTTCACGAATGGCTGGGCAGCAGCTGGGGCGTGCTGTTTTCCCACCCGGCCGATTTTACGCCGGTCTGCACCACCGAGCTGGGTTATACCGCGAAACTCAAAGACGAGTTTGCCAAACGGAATGTAAAGGTGCTCGCCCTGAGTGTGGACGGCATCGAATCGCACCACAGCTGGATAAAGGATATTGAAGAAACGCAGCACGTCACCCTGAATTTTCCCATCATCGCGGATGAGGACAAGAAGGTGGCCACCCTGTACGATATGATGCATCCTAACGCTTCCGAAAAGTTCACGGTGCGCAGCGTATTTGTCATCGGGCCGGACAAGAAGATCAAGCTGATGATCACCTACCCGGCATCCACGGGCCGGAATTTTAATGAGATCCTGCGCGTGATCGATTCCCTGCAGCTGACGGCGAATTATTCCGTGGCCACCCCGGTGAACTGGAAGGAAGGGGAGGACGTGGTGATTGCACCCGCGATTTCCGATGAAGAGGCGGCCGTCAAATTCCCGAAAGGCTTTAAACGCATCAAATACTACCTGCGTCTGACACCGCAGCCGGATAAATAG
- a CDS encoding SRPBCC family protein has protein sequence MASVHMTQEFNAPQQEIFDYLSDHNNFGSLLNANITRIQDAAGDNPNGLGSVRSIKLGIELLQETIVRFESPNVIEYKISNNVPVKYHLGRLEFTSPQPNKTVLNYTIELETKIGFIDPLLLFGIETTIKSGLKKLAGKYK, from the coding sequence ATGGCATCTGTACACATGACACAGGAATTCAACGCTCCGCAGCAGGAGATTTTTGACTATCTGAGCGACCACAACAATTTCGGCAGCCTGCTGAACGCCAATATCACGCGCATCCAGGACGCAGCGGGAGACAACCCCAACGGGTTGGGTTCCGTCAGAAGCATCAAACTGGGTATCGAATTATTGCAGGAAACGATCGTCCGCTTTGAATCGCCGAATGTAATCGAATACAAGATCAGCAACAATGTGCCGGTAAAATACCATTTAGGGCGGCTGGAATTTACTTCTCCCCAGCCGAACAAGACCGTATTGAACTATACCATCGAACTGGAAACGAAAATTGGATTCATTGACCCTCTGCTGTTGTTTGGAATTGAAACCACCATCAAGAGCGGGTTGAAAAAATTAGCCGGAAAATACAAATGA
- a CDS encoding SRPBCC family protein, giving the protein MIPGLQIAKEKQQLHFLQDFEAPVKRVFSFFSDHNRLGEIYPAFIRRIVDSGNPANCNDVGSVRLIISFPLVFQETVTQYIEPRYIEYKITSASPLKNHIGKMNFIELPDNRTRLDYIIEFEPLVPYTGFFMNQINTKLVLDALSTLARKFKQHPNY; this is encoded by the coding sequence ATGATACCCGGGCTTCAGATAGCGAAAGAAAAACAGCAACTGCATTTCTTACAGGACTTTGAAGCGCCTGTGAAGCGGGTGTTTTCCTTTTTCAGCGACCATAACCGTTTGGGGGAAATCTATCCGGCCTTCATCCGCAGAATAGTCGATTCGGGCAACCCCGCCAACTGCAACGATGTGGGTTCGGTGCGGCTCATCATCAGCTTTCCGCTGGTTTTTCAGGAAACCGTAACGCAGTATATCGAACCCCGGTACATTGAATATAAAATCACTTCCGCCAGTCCGCTGAAGAACCATATCGGCAAAATGAATTTTATCGAACTGCCGGACAACCGGACAAGGCTGGACTATATCATAGAATTTGAACCGCTGGTTCCCTATACCGGTTTTTTTATGAACCAAATAAATACTAAATTGGTACTGGATGCGCTCAGTACCCTGGCAAGGAAATTTAAACAGCATCCAAATTATTAA
- a CDS encoding GNAT family N-acetyltransferase encodes MELRYKVLREPLGLVYTPEQLAGEKDEIHIVALINRKVTGVLLLKVIDGEVLKMRQVAVQSAVQLQGIGHQLVEVAEQYATRHGFKMIELHARDTAKDFYVKLNYQAIGDPFTEVGIPHYKMVKAL; translated from the coding sequence GTGGAATTGCGCTATAAAGTGCTGCGCGAACCCTTAGGCCTGGTTTATACCCCTGAACAGTTAGCCGGTGAAAAGGACGAAATTCATATCGTGGCATTAATAAACCGGAAAGTGACGGGAGTGCTGTTGCTGAAGGTAATCGACGGGGAGGTGCTTAAAATGCGCCAGGTGGCTGTACAGTCAGCGGTTCAGCTGCAGGGAATCGGTCACCAGCTGGTGGAGGTTGCAGAGCAGTATGCCACCCGTCACGGTTTCAAAATGATAGAGCTCCATGCGAGGGACACGGCGAAAGATTTTTATGTAAAACTGAATTATCAAGCCATAGGTGACCCATTTACAGAAGTGGGCATCCCGCACTATAAGATGGTAAAGGCTCTGTAA
- a CDS encoding transcriptional regulator produces MKAFTSLDPLLHSQLRLAVISLLISVKEADFTYIQEVTQSTNGNLSVQISKLKEAEYIEVKKTFENNYPKTTCKITKKGIQAFEKYVSDIKQYLSPKN; encoded by the coding sequence ATGAAAGCGTTTACTTCCTTAGATCCTTTATTGCATTCGCAACTCCGTCTGGCAGTCATCTCCCTACTGATCAGTGTGAAGGAAGCAGATTTCACCTACATACAGGAAGTGACTCAATCTACAAACGGCAACCTTAGTGTACAGATCTCTAAATTGAAAGAAGCGGAATACATTGAAGTCAAAAAAACATTTGAAAATAATTATCCGAAAACCACCTGTAAAATAACAAAGAAAGGGATACAGGCCTTTGAGAAATATGTATCTGACATCAAACAATATCTATCACCTAAAAATTAA
- a CDS encoding 2TM domain-containing protein yields the protein MENRDEKLWQLAGKRAAFKGKIVSYVAVTTFLWAVWYFNGQRTTDNGIPWPAWVSLGWGFGLVIGYIKLYHMNTTDQIEKEYEKLKNRS from the coding sequence ATGGAAAACAGAGATGAAAAATTATGGCAATTGGCCGGCAAGCGGGCAGCATTCAAAGGAAAAATAGTTTCGTATGTCGCGGTTACTACTTTCCTGTGGGCCGTCTGGTATTTTAACGGACAACGCACGACGGACAATGGTATTCCCTGGCCGGCCTGGGTGTCACTGGGCTGGGGTTTCGGACTGGTCATAGGATATATTAAGCTCTACCACATGAATACCACAGACCAGATTGAGAAGGAGTACGAAAAGCTTAAGAATAGATCCTGA
- a CDS encoding serine hydrolase, whose product MRNTMIGIALLGVGFFLLPEHVQMGLKHNFADVDDYKLFSHTSIHKSDHPKPWPVSENYNKKSPAKELIDFFDERKTGAFLVIKDGKILYERYAQEYDKETLSGSFSMAKTVNALLIGKLAEQGKVSLEEDVKRYVPQLTHIPEGRLKLKDVITMSANFDWEESYWNIFSMTAESYYGSDLDKLMGKLRLRNDHQEGKLFEYQSCCTQILGYVIKNVTRKSLAENAQEYLWQPLGAESDALWSTDKNGMEKSFCCINATARDFARLGQMVLQHGKWDSVQVIDSAYIAAMTTPAAYLKDARGFTCDWYGYQTWMINYKSHQIPYFRGILGQFIFVVPDENAVIVRLGKKIKKDPNDPHMQNDDIRNYIEAGLQVLDDKPL is encoded by the coding sequence ATGAGAAACACGATGATCGGAATCGCCCTTTTGGGGGTTGGATTCTTTTTGCTGCCGGAACACGTACAGATGGGCTTGAAACATAACTTCGCCGATGTGGATGACTATAAGTTGTTTTCACACACATCTATCCATAAATCGGATCATCCGAAACCCTGGCCCGTCAGTGAAAATTACAACAAAAAGTCTCCTGCAAAAGAGTTGATTGATTTTTTCGACGAACGAAAGACAGGAGCTTTCCTGGTGATTAAAGACGGAAAAATTCTGTATGAACGCTATGCACAGGAGTATGATAAGGAAACGCTGTCCGGTTCCTTCTCCATGGCGAAGACCGTTAATGCACTGCTCATCGGTAAGCTGGCGGAACAGGGTAAGGTTTCACTGGAAGAGGATGTGAAAAGATATGTCCCGCAGCTGACGCATATTCCGGAAGGAAGACTGAAGCTGAAGGATGTGATTACGATGAGCGCCAATTTCGACTGGGAGGAATCCTACTGGAATATTTTCTCCATGACGGCTGAGTCGTATTATGGCAGTGACTTAGATAAATTAATGGGTAAGCTCAGGCTTAGAAATGACCATCAGGAAGGAAAATTATTTGAATACCAGAGCTGCTGTACGCAGATCTTAGGTTATGTCATCAAGAACGTAACCCGTAAATCCCTGGCCGAAAATGCACAGGAATACCTGTGGCAGCCACTGGGAGCGGAGAGTGATGCACTCTGGAGTACCGATAAGAATGGCATGGAAAAATCATTCTGCTGTATCAACGCCACCGCCCGGGATTTTGCCCGCCTGGGACAAATGGTATTACAACACGGCAAATGGGATTCCGTGCAGGTGATAGATTCCGCATACATCGCCGCAATGACTACGCCCGCTGCTTACCTGAAAGATGCCAGGGGATTCACCTGCGACTGGTACGGCTATCAGACCTGGATGATCAACTATAAAAGCCACCAGATACCGTATTTCAGGGGGATACTCGGTCAGTTCATCTTTGTGGTGCCGGATGAAAATGCCGTAATCGTACGCTTAGGCAAAAAAATAAAAAAGGACCCGAATGATCCGCATATGCAGAACGACGACATCAGAAATTATATTGAAGCCGGCCTGCAGGTGCTGGATGATAAGCCCCTGTAA
- the nusB gene encoding transcription antitermination factor NusB, giving the protein MQYIYAFDTTQNTPSSQFQTLLEKSILSVKDQYLYILLTIREVANFVEKDAKIKASKYIKSDKDKSFNTKLLSNVLVQFLNNDKEFLTELKNAQTFTLLEEDNIRQLYRKLSESPEYDTYLENGKEFDLEEDRAIITFLLDSIILEDEIFTANTEEIFTNWMDDVEYVIEAVHEVIHKSKHELKLHLEKGSLRDKFKELSQFGLDLFNQTIEHKKEHLKIIEPKLKNWESERLAVVDMILIRMAVTEFLYFPSIPVKVTINEYLDIAKEYSTPKSKDFINGVLDSLMKEMKTNDQIQKTGRGLI; this is encoded by the coding sequence ATGCAATACATTTATGCTTTTGACACCACTCAAAACACTCCCTCTTCCCAGTTTCAGACCCTGCTGGAAAAAAGTATCCTGTCGGTCAAGGACCAGTACCTTTATATTCTCTTAACCATTCGTGAAGTCGCCAATTTTGTGGAGAAAGATGCAAAAATCAAGGCATCCAAATACATCAAAAGCGACAAAGACAAAAGTTTCAATACGAAATTGCTGAGTAATGTCCTGGTTCAGTTTCTGAATAATGACAAGGAATTTCTGACGGAACTGAAGAACGCCCAGACTTTCACGTTGCTGGAGGAAGATAATATCCGTCAGTTATACAGGAAATTGTCGGAATCGCCTGAATACGATACCTATCTTGAAAATGGGAAAGAGTTTGATTTGGAGGAAGACAGGGCAATCATTACGTTTCTGCTGGATTCAATCATACTGGAAGACGAAATCTTTACCGCGAATACGGAAGAGATTTTTACCAACTGGATGGACGACGTTGAATATGTGATAGAAGCGGTGCATGAGGTCATCCATAAAAGCAAACATGAACTGAAACTGCATCTGGAAAAAGGCAGCCTGCGGGATAAATTTAAAGAGCTTTCGCAGTTCGGGCTGGACTTGTTCAACCAGACCATAGAACACAAAAAAGAACACCTGAAGATAATCGAACCGAAGTTGAAAAACTGGGAATCCGAGCGGTTGGCGGTCGTGGATATGATCTTGATTCGCATGGCCGTGACTGAGTTTCTTTATTTTCCAAGCATCCCGGTTAAGGTGACCATTAATGAATACCTCGATATAGCTAAAGAATACAGCACGCCCAAAAGCAAGGATTTCATCAACGGGGTTTTGGATTCCCTCATGAAAGAGATGAAAACCAACGACCAGATTCAGAAAACCGGCAGGGGCTTGATATAA